TCCGACAATAGCACTCGAAGAAGTACTTACAAAGGCTAGTCAACATCTAACAAAGCCGGCGATTATTATCAATGTCGCAAAAGGTTTCCACCCTGTTACACATGAACGTTTGAGTGTTGTGATTTCTAAGATCGTTCCACAAGAAAAGTGTAAGGCTATCGTATCCTTAATTGGGCCATCGCACGCTGAAGAAGTTATTCTACGTTTGATGACTTCAGTTAACGCGGTAAGCGATAACGAAGAAGCTGCTAAGACGATACAGCACTTATTCTCTAATCAATATTTCCGCGTATATCGTAACTCGGATGTGATTGGTGCTGAGATTGGTGTTGCCATCAAGAATGTGATGGCAATTGCGAGTGGTATTCTAGAAGGTAGTGGTCAGGGTGATAATGCAAGAGCTGGTCTTATGACGCGTGGTCTTGCGGAAATGACTCGTTATGGTGTTGCCTTAGGTGGTAAACAAGAAACATACTTAGGTCTTGATGGTGTAGGTGATTTGATTGTTACATGTACATCACGTCACTCCCGTAACTTCATGGCTGGTTACCAGATTGGTTTAGATCAAGGTGCGAAGAAGTTCTGGGAAGAAAATAAGAAGACGGTA
This genomic window from Solobacterium moorei contains:
- a CDS encoding NAD(P)H-dependent glycerol-3-phosphate dehydrogenase, yielding MKICVLGTGSWGTALAQVLADNQQEVIMWGIDPCEVKDIEVNHHNTKFFETEINHDIHASTDLSVVANADVVLAAVPTIALEEVLTKASQHLTKPAIIINVAKGFHPVTHERLSVVISKIVPQEKCKAIVSLIGPSHAEEVILRLMTSVNAVSDNEEAAKTIQHLFSNQYFRVYRNSDVIGAEIGVAIKNVMAIASGILEGSGQGDNARAGLMTRGLAEMTRYGVALGGKQETYLGLDGVGDLIVTCTSRHSRNFMAGYQIGLDQGAKKFWEENKKTVEGVFACKVVYEEAKKRNISMPITNEVYAVLYEGKAPLDAMRDLMARDLKAE